Proteins encoded together in one Oncorhynchus masou masou isolate Uvic2021 chromosome 3, UVic_Omas_1.1, whole genome shotgun sequence window:
- the LOC135513051 gene encoding BTB/POZ domain-containing protein KCTD1-like isoform X2, which yields MFQDNRSSMSRPMITRSPASPLSNQGIPTAAQLTKSNAPVHIDVGGHMYTSSLATLTKYPESRIGRLFDGTEPIVLDSLKQHYFIDRDGHMFRYILNFLRISKLLIPDDFKDYSLLYEEARYFQLQPMLAELERWRQDRDLARVSRPCECLVVRVAPDLGERITLSGDKALIEDVFPEIGDVMCNSVNAGWNHDSTHVIRFPLNGYCHLNSVQVLERLQQRGFEIAGSCGGGVDSSQFSEYVLRRELRRAGQRGGPNSNRIKQEQLD from the exons GATAACCGTTCCAGCATGTCCAGGCCCATGATCACCAGATCACCAGCATCCCCCTTGAGTAACCAGGGCATCCCGACGGCTGCCCAGCTCACCAAGtccaatgcccctgtgcacattGACGTGGGCGGACACATGTACACCAGCAGTCTGGCCACGTTAACCAAGTACCCAGAGTCCAG aaTCGGACGTCTCTTCGATGGCACAGAGCCCATAGTGTTGGACAGTCTGAAGCAGCACTACTTCATAGACAGGGATGGACACATGTTCCGCTACATCCTCAACTTCCTCAGGATCTCGAAGCTCCTCATCCCAGATGACTTCAAA GACTACAGCCTGCTGTATGAGGAGGCCCGGTACTTCCAGCTGCAGCCCATGCTGGCCGAGCTGGAGCGATGGCGCCAGGACCGTGACCTGGCCCGGGTGTCACGCCCTTGCGAGTGCCTGGTGGTACGCGTGGCACCCGACCTGGGAGAGCGGATCACGCTGAGCGGAGACAAAGCCCTCATCGAGGACGTGTTCCCAGAGATTGGCGACGTCATGTGCAACTCTGTCAACGCAGGCTGGAACCACGACTCCACACATGTAATCCGCTTCCCGCTCAATGGATACTGCCACCTCAACTCCGTCCAG GTCTTGGAGCGTCTGCAGCAGCGGGGCTTTGAGATCGCCGGATCCTGCGGTGGGGGCGTGGACTCATCTCAGTTCAGCGAGTACGTCCTGAGGAGGGAACTGAGGAGGGCAGGCCAGCGAGGAGGGCCCAACTCCAACCGTATAAAACAGGAGCAGCTGGACTAG
- the LOC135513051 gene encoding BTB/POZ domain-containing protein KCTD1-like isoform X1, protein MLWRQNMIYMDNRSSMSRPMITRSPASPLSNQGIPTAAQLTKSNAPVHIDVGGHMYTSSLATLTKYPESRIGRLFDGTEPIVLDSLKQHYFIDRDGHMFRYILNFLRISKLLIPDDFKDYSLLYEEARYFQLQPMLAELERWRQDRDLARVSRPCECLVVRVAPDLGERITLSGDKALIEDVFPEIGDVMCNSVNAGWNHDSTHVIRFPLNGYCHLNSVQVLERLQQRGFEIAGSCGGGVDSSQFSEYVLRRELRRAGQRGGPNSNRIKQEQLD, encoded by the exons GATAACCGTTCCAGCATGTCCAGGCCCATGATCACCAGATCACCAGCATCCCCCTTGAGTAACCAGGGCATCCCGACGGCTGCCCAGCTCACCAAGtccaatgcccctgtgcacattGACGTGGGCGGACACATGTACACCAGCAGTCTGGCCACGTTAACCAAGTACCCAGAGTCCAG aaTCGGACGTCTCTTCGATGGCACAGAGCCCATAGTGTTGGACAGTCTGAAGCAGCACTACTTCATAGACAGGGATGGACACATGTTCCGCTACATCCTCAACTTCCTCAGGATCTCGAAGCTCCTCATCCCAGATGACTTCAAA GACTACAGCCTGCTGTATGAGGAGGCCCGGTACTTCCAGCTGCAGCCCATGCTGGCCGAGCTGGAGCGATGGCGCCAGGACCGTGACCTGGCCCGGGTGTCACGCCCTTGCGAGTGCCTGGTGGTACGCGTGGCACCCGACCTGGGAGAGCGGATCACGCTGAGCGGAGACAAAGCCCTCATCGAGGACGTGTTCCCAGAGATTGGCGACGTCATGTGCAACTCTGTCAACGCAGGCTGGAACCACGACTCCACACATGTAATCCGCTTCCCGCTCAATGGATACTGCCACCTCAACTCCGTCCAG GTCTTGGAGCGTCTGCAGCAGCGGGGCTTTGAGATCGCCGGATCCTGCGGTGGGGGCGTGGACTCATCTCAGTTCAGCGAGTACGTCCTGAGGAGGGAACTGAGGAGGGCAGGCCAGCGAGGAGGGCCCAACTCCAACCGTATAAAACAGGAGCAGCTGGACTAG
- the LOC135513051 gene encoding BTB/POZ domain-containing protein KCTD1-like isoform X3, translating to MSRPMITRSPASPLSNQGIPTAAQLTKSNAPVHIDVGGHMYTSSLATLTKYPESRIGRLFDGTEPIVLDSLKQHYFIDRDGHMFRYILNFLRISKLLIPDDFKDYSLLYEEARYFQLQPMLAELERWRQDRDLARVSRPCECLVVRVAPDLGERITLSGDKALIEDVFPEIGDVMCNSVNAGWNHDSTHVIRFPLNGYCHLNSVQVLERLQQRGFEIAGSCGGGVDSSQFSEYVLRRELRRAGQRGGPNSNRIKQEQLD from the exons ATGTCCAGGCCCATGATCACCAGATCACCAGCATCCCCCTTGAGTAACCAGGGCATCCCGACGGCTGCCCAGCTCACCAAGtccaatgcccctgtgcacattGACGTGGGCGGACACATGTACACCAGCAGTCTGGCCACGTTAACCAAGTACCCAGAGTCCAG aaTCGGACGTCTCTTCGATGGCACAGAGCCCATAGTGTTGGACAGTCTGAAGCAGCACTACTTCATAGACAGGGATGGACACATGTTCCGCTACATCCTCAACTTCCTCAGGATCTCGAAGCTCCTCATCCCAGATGACTTCAAA GACTACAGCCTGCTGTATGAGGAGGCCCGGTACTTCCAGCTGCAGCCCATGCTGGCCGAGCTGGAGCGATGGCGCCAGGACCGTGACCTGGCCCGGGTGTCACGCCCTTGCGAGTGCCTGGTGGTACGCGTGGCACCCGACCTGGGAGAGCGGATCACGCTGAGCGGAGACAAAGCCCTCATCGAGGACGTGTTCCCAGAGATTGGCGACGTCATGTGCAACTCTGTCAACGCAGGCTGGAACCACGACTCCACACATGTAATCCGCTTCCCGCTCAATGGATACTGCCACCTCAACTCCGTCCAG GTCTTGGAGCGTCTGCAGCAGCGGGGCTTTGAGATCGCCGGATCCTGCGGTGGGGGCGTGGACTCATCTCAGTTCAGCGAGTACGTCCTGAGGAGGGAACTGAGGAGGGCAGGCCAGCGAGGAGGGCCCAACTCCAACCGTATAAAACAGGAGCAGCTGGACTAG